The nucleotide window CACAGAGTAGTAGTTAAataatatttgctgaatgaatgaacgaatagTGGTTTTGGGAAGAGATTGCTTGTGCCTGTAGTAGCTGAATGTCAGATGGGGAACTTGAATTACACCTTGACAGGATCCCAAAGTAAGTGGCAagtaaaatactttcaaataatCCTCAGAAGCAAAGAAGGTAGCTGGGTCAGATTATCCACACAGAAACAATGAGGAGAGGGTCACACCAATGAACTGTAAAAGAGGAAGAATGAGAGGAAAGCTAGAATGAGGGGCATCATCCATCCCAGGCCAAACAACTTTGTTAGTGCCTTAAAAGGAAGGAGGAGTCAGCAGGATTTtcttctaggacagtggttcttaCAGCGAAGCCCTCAAACCTGATGCCACCTGGCAAGGCACCAATCAGATGGTAAGTTCTGGAGCTACACCTCAGAGTCGCTGATTCAGAAGCAAGGGCTGGAGTTAGCGTCTATGCTTTAATGAGTCCACTAGGTGCCGCTGGCATTAAGGCTAGAGAACCACTGAACAGGAGTCTGGGTACCCAGACTCTTCTCTCCATCTTATGGTGTATAAATCTCTCCCTTTGTTTTGAGAAACTGCCCACTGCCAGCCTGGATGCTCTGATCACAGACTATCCCTCACTCTACCTACCCTAATAATGACTGTCATTTCCTAGGGTAAGGCCTAGGCTCATATGTGGCCAACTGCAAAGCCTCCACTCCACTCAGCCATAATGACTGAGTAGTTCAAGGGTGGGTGAACGTTCTTCCCTGGGATTTTCTCTCCTGAATCTCTCGGATGACGAGGATGTAAGCCAAGAGCTGCCAACAGCCAAATCCCTCCCCAAGTGGAAGAAGCCAATCTGCAGCTGGAGGATGGAGTCAACATGCAGAAAACAGACAAGACCACAAGAAAATCTTCATGGTATTTAAGGGTTGATTCCAGTCCTTCAGGTCCCAAAGTTATTCTGATTACTTTCTTCTCCAAATTTATTTGCAATAATCCTGTCATTTTGGGGACGTATCCAAGATTCTTCAGTGTTGCCTATATTCTCTTTAAGCAGGCTCAAGGTTTCTTCATTTTCTACAGAAGATCCTGACAACACAGGGAGGTGGTTTCAGTAATACACCAGGGTAAATGACTGGTACTTGGGAGGTGGCTGAAAGCAGTAAAGAGGGAAGTGGGGCACGAAGGAAGTGAGAACTGGGCTTAGGACCAGTGGTAGTAgcaaagaagggacagagaaaaggCCCCGAATAGAAAGTAACTCACCAGAGACCACTAGAAGTAGAGTAAAAGACTCTGGCTCTCAGATATTAGGCCCAGGGCCTATGAAAATTGTCTCCTTCTGAGCTGAAAGAGGGCCACCATGATGTGAAGAGGGAAAGATGGTGAGTCATATTTTTGTCCATCAAGGCTGAGAGTCCTTGCAGGACATGGACAGGGACATAGGTTGTGGGACTCAACAGATGGTAGCTGAATAACTCAAGAAaaatggctgctcacaaccagcAGAAAGGTAAAAAAGCCATGAAAGATATGCAGTTTATGGTGTAGTAAAAGCAGACAACCAACCTAACAGTATACAgcatatttacattaaaaattaaaaatcacacacaagaacaattttaaagaaggaaggattgGCTATCACATGTAAAAGAACCATCAAGAAAAAGGCTGAATTTGGCAACTGAGTCTTATATTTGGGCCCACAATTTGGagataaaaatttcattttaaagagtGAAAAATTATTAAGGAATTgctaattcattcattcaaaccTTTGAGCATCTACTATGTGCCAGTACTACACGAGCTGCTTAGTTACAGAACTACTTTTCCATGAAGTTtggttgtaaaagaaagaaacagagcagTATCTACTGTGTACGGCAGAATCAGGTGGGAGGTTGTAAAGACAGAGACCTAAGTGCCACGTTGAGGAGGGAACGGAAGCATGGGTATAGGCGGGAAGAAAGGTGAGGTAAGTTCAGACAGTATCGAAGTAGAGATTAGATTTAGAAAAGGGGacaggggctggggatttagctcagtggtagagtacttgcctaggtttggtcctcagctccggaaaaaaaaaaaaaaaagaaagaaaaggggacagAACCTGCAAGATGCAGCAAGTGGGTAGATCATAGGACATCCTGATCATCCCTGGCTACCTGCTAAGCAATTAGGGAAGATGAGCTTGTAGAGTCACATGTGAAATGAGGAACTTACTATCATTACCACCCACCCATATACACATGTAAGGACAACTTTGTGTgcgtgtgatgtatgtgtgtatatgtatgatgtatatgcatgtacatgtgtgtacacatttgtgtgtgtgtgcaagtgaatGTCAGGGAACAATCTTGGGTGTTACTTTGCCTTCTatattaagacagggtctctgtgttgtCACTGCTCACGtcagctggtctggaacttctggatattctcctgcctccgcctcccatcTTGCACAGGAACCATGGGATTACAGTTGCATGCTGCCAAGCTCAgcttcacatgggttctgaggactggAGCTCGGGTCCTCACACTGCGCAGCAGGACTTTACTGACTGATTCCTCTGCTCTGCCCTCAGCCAAGACTTTCAAACGCAGCTATTTAAAATCACGAAGCACCCGAATTCTCATCCTTCTTACACACGTTAACACTTAGCATGTTTGCGGCTCACCAACCTTGAGATAGATTCCAGGATAGACTTGACTTTAGATAGTCCTTCTTTCCCAAAATACACAACTGTGAGATGAATCCTCTTGTCTTGATGAATACAAACATCTCTAAGAGAATTGAAAGATAAAGTTTGTTCAAGAAAACATACAAGGCACAACTCATTCAGAAAGTAATCACATGACATTTGGCAAGAAAATGAGTATGACACTATCAATACAGAAGGAAATCACATGCAGCATTAAGTAAATATACAAGTGAGGATCCTGTCTAATTGTTAAAGGTATTACAGTGAAGGAACATGGTCTGTGTGTCAGTGAGTACAACAAAGACCATGACTACTTTACtgtcatatttcaaaatatttttggaaCATTTGCAATGGGATTGTAGTAGCAAATTAAAAACTATTTGAGGAAGTACATCCTATCAGTtcagaaccaaataaataaatgtctcaGATCAAGAGACTGTTCTCAAATGGAACAATTCAAAAGATTAGCCAGTGCTGCTGGCACAGTGCTGATTCCGCCTGTCATCAAGAACAGCTGCCATGATGGAGGTTACTTAGTAAAGAGGATAATGTAGCCTCTTATAGCAATGCCAGGAAAGGCAATTTGAAAAAGCTGTAGGAAATCATATCTCATGGGAGCTATTTCAAACAGGCAAAACTCAGTTGGAAGTGTGACTTTTGGATATCCTATCACAGAGTAGAGTTAactaatttttatatatgaaaagaaaGATTAGACTCATAAAGAACTAAAACTGGTATATTAAAACATGACAATTGTTAAATTGAAACAAAAAAGCAGCCTTTTCCTTAAATGGTTCTTCTGACACactttaacatttaacattttaaaagaacacaATAAGTACTCTGCTTCCTAAGATGGAATGTTCTCCTACTTTTAGttgaatgtttatatttttaagttgATTTCAATCTTAAAATTCAAATTGCTTTCAAGAGATTTTACTGGGAGAGGGAAATGTTTTGGTGGTTTGTGAGTTTACACATTCCTCAAAAGTCATGAAAATACGGCTTaatcttaaaatatcttttacaTTATCTTTAGACTATATGGATTTTTATTGTACATAAATTAGGCTTCAATATAGttggtttttaaaagtttaacttattggggttggagagatggctcactggttaagatcCCTGGATGCTCTAGCATAGGATCCAGATTCGGTTCCCAGGCCACATGGAGGTTCATAACCATgttgaactccagttccaggggacctgatgcctttttctggcctccatgggcactgtacacatgtggtgtacatatatacatgaaggtAAACACTCATAcgtgtaaaataaatcttttaataaaaGTTCAGCTTATCTTAAATTCAACACAAAGTCAAATTGAGTTTCCAAGTAGTTGCCACCTTCAAATTTATTTCATAGCTCAAACTGTCAAGAAACATAATGCACTATATATGctttaagaaaaagagaaatctaAGAAATATCCATTAAAGCCTATAAAATTATTCTATAGTTCTAAGTAATCGTATTGGGTGAAGATTAAGTAAATCTGTACAAAATACGGTATTTAAAGAACTTAGCCACGTCTGCAAGTTCCGAGTTACCTGAAGTTCTGCATAAACTGTGAAAATGCTTCAGTCCTTTCAGCAAGTGGCACAATGATATTAATAATTGATCTCGTAATGTCAATCATCTCATTCTTCACTTTCATGAGTGGCCCAAAAGGGCGGAAGAGGGTCACATGTCTGTATTCCATAAGGTCTGCTTTCTTAAAAAAGAGTTCATACTGTGTGCCTTTATCTCTCTCAGTACGATAATAGCCTAAAGGAAAGAGTTTGGAACAAAAACAAGTTCATGTCAAAGTTCAATTCAATAGGAATACAGACTTCACTCAGGCAAGGATCGAAAGTATTAAACCAGACTGTGGGCACTTTATCTATTTGTGAAAATACCTACTACGTATAGCCAGAAACAACTACTCTTTGGAAGAAAAGGTTCACAAAAGAAGCTTTTTGCTCTGGTATATTATTCAATCCACAAAATAACATCCAgtgttatttattcctttttacaTACAACTTTCCCCCCTTAATACCAGACCCTATTGCCACAGCGCCAAACAAATACTTCTGTAATATTAAATTCTGAGCCCAAGAGTCAAAACTTTTATTACTTGGTTCAACtcaacaaaaattaatcaaatacCTTCATGTTAGTCATAGAGGATACAGAGACCATGTGGTCTCAGTTATGAGGGAGGGCCAGTCTAGTtaggaagacagaaaaataaacagtaacaatataatgtgttatatgtatatgtatgtatatacacatatgtatagacacacatgcatatacatatagatatacatatatacacatacataaacatataaatatatatatatatatataaaagtcagACAAAGAAATATTAGTATAGATTTTCATACAATGATTTGAGGTGTGTTTAGGAGACTGACTGGGCAATATGAGTTTTAAGTGTAACTAACACTCAGGAGTAAAAAGGTTAGCCTCACCCCAACCCTCCTAAGGCTTACAGTCTAAAAAGAACCACTACTAGGATACGGGCAACACCACATAATGCAGCAAGTTCTGTGACAGAGGATGCACTATAGAGTTGACAAGAGCACACAGAAAACATCACTATTTTAGGCTTGAGGTTAGAGGCCACTTCCTGGAAGGAATGGCATTTACACCAAGGcctggaagaggaacagaagttGCTTAGTGGTTGCCAGGAATTAATTTAGGAGAAAGACAGCCATGGCACAGTGGAGGATAAGTAAAAGACAGACTATATTCCAGCAAGGTGACAGGCGCTAAGGAGAACTACAAGCAGAGGCTGCAGGACATACAACTGTCACGTTCAGAGCAGGTATAAGGACATGTCATATGCTACTTAACTATCCTATTTCCTCTGCAGCTTTCAATTCTGCcatgaaatacaaaacaaaacaaaacaaaacaacaaaaaaaaaacctcaaaaaaccaaaacaaaactctaagCTTTCCAGAAAGTTGGGAGAAttttgagagaaacaactagtaAAAAAATTGGCACGACTTAACAGCAGGGAAAAAGAGGCGGCCATAGGAAGAAGGTAGCTAAAATGCCCCAGCAAAGCACAACGCCTTGCCCAACAGCTCTCAGAAGCCACACAAGTGACAGCCATGACAATCTGGAGTCAAACAAGATGCTTATGTGGTAGGATATTTAtagaacaaagcaaaaagaacttttaaaaaacacttaTATCCAAAAGGGTGTTCTTTGCAGTGAAATATCTAGCAGTGGGCATTAATATGGACACAGGTAGGTAGGGGTGTACAATTACTTCTTTTTAGAACAATTACCAAATATCTAAAATGTACATGACCTTTAAGTTATACACCATCTTAAAAACCATATTCTGGGTCTGGAGACAGcgcagaggttaggagcactggctgctctcctagaggacccgagtctgattcccagcacccatacggcagcctaactgtctgtaactccagtcccaagggatccgacaccttcttctggtctctgcaagcaATGCACACACGAGGTGCattacacatgcagacaaaaacacccctacacataaaaataaaggaaagcccATATCCTTTTTGCAGTTTGTATTATGAAAATGTGCTACTTCCTTATGTTTCCAAATATAAAACTATGTATTCCCTTTGATGCTGTGACCATTTGCTTCTCTCAAAGTGGAAAAATACCATTAACCTACCGCATTAGATTTTCTCATTCCTTATCAAATGGTTTTCAAATTTTGAACCTTagttcatacatttttaaaaacataagagGAACATCAACACCAGATAAGAGAGGAATGCAAATCACATGGCCCACAAGAGTCCTTCAACTTAATAGTCTTGTATTTAGGCTTAGATTTACTCTGTTTTCCCAACtcttattcttgtttttattatgatCTCATTTTAACTTTTTCCAAAAGCCATTTCAAATTTTTAGTgaaataaaatggataaaaatataaatgctttAGTACTGTGGTAATAATTGATATATTAGCATATGCTACTAGCATTCTGTTATACTAACATAAGACTTTATCAagatattaaaattgtttttatatttgtgtgtgtgtgtatgcacatgcacacgtgccACAGCATGTGGGTggggtcagatgacaacttgcatGGATCTTACCaacatatttttcatattacCTTCTATGAAgtcattttcattaaatatcaGTTTCTCTCCAAGGGGgccctcctcatcttcctgttcATCATCTTCATCAGGATTATTAATGACCTCCAAGCCAGCTTCAATAACTTCTACCAATTCATCTCGTTTGTCTTTTCTAACTGGCTTTTCTTCAGGATGGCGAGTGAGACCCATTTCCAACTGAAATACTTTCATTAAAGTGAAACTTTCAAAGGGAATGACTCCATACTCACTGGGTAGTTTGGCTCCTATGCTAACTTCAGCTCTGTCGATCTGGGAATGAAGAAACTCTAAGAGATCACTAGGTGTCTGCTCTCTGTTGCCTTGATAGCCTATGCCATTAGCCCctatattctttttctcttgcaaTGATCTCATCTTCTCACTCATTTCTTGTAATTCTTGCTTTAGCTGGGCAATCTGGCGTTTCAGACTGGTTGCCCTGGTTTGGTAATGTTCTTCTTGCTCCTGCAGGAGGGCCTGGTAATATTCTTTACCATAATTTTCTCTACCAACACCAGGAAGAGATGCATTTCCATCAGTCTGGGGGGCACATTCCAGGAGGTACATAAATAATACTAAGCAGAAGAACAAAGCAAGGCCCAAGAGCAGCCACTGGGTCCGGCTGTGAAGAATCGGTCCTCTTCTAGACATCCTCACCACTGTGTGTTTGCCTAACAAGACAAGCTCTCTGCTTGTTCATAACTTTAGCGAAAAATTAccagaagttaaaaacaaaattaggaTTTCCATAAAAGGGTACCCAAGTGAACTCTGCTGTAGtttaaaaagattctttcttcAATAGTCATGACTACTTGCAGAAGTGAGAAATTAAGTGTATGTCCTGTATTGTTACCATGATATCCACACTAAGCAATCTGATCTATAAAATCCATTCTATGGGTGGTGACTTTTCTGAAAGAAACAGATTAGAGTCAATcagaattttgtttctttaagtaTATCAAATAGTTGGCAGCTAAGTTACTACTGTATGTAGAGTTCCAGGGAGCTGCTAACACAGTTTAAAATAATTGCTAAGCACTGggagaaaatattcagaaaaatattatataaaatattaaaatattgccaggtggtggtggcgcaggcctttaatcccagtacttgggaggcagaggcaggaggttctcagtgagtttgagtccagcctggtctacaaagagagttccaggacagccaagactgttacacagagaaaccttgtcttgaaaaacaaaaaaaaaacaaaaaaaaagaaaagaaaagaaagagaagattgTGTCTAAAACTTTCAGCCCATTTGTCTATACACTCATTACACTTCCTGGAGCAAAGAAACATCAAAAttatgttcagttttttttttacacagattctaatgaaatcattttaaaatcatgCTCCTTATAACTCTTTATTAACACACCACTTTCTAACTAGAGCATGTAATATGTGGGAATTGGATTTCTGTATGTagtttttattatagcaataaCGATTTATTGCAAGACAAAGTTCTTCCAGTTATACTCATTCTAGCTCATTAATTTATTGTTCAACTCAACCAATCTAGAGAGCAAAAAATCAAGCAGGGTGGGCACAATTTCAAAAGGTCACAGACATCtggaaaacacattaaaaacatttttatatccAAAAGTCCTCTGGTAGATTACTTGAGCATTACATCATTTTCCAGCGTATGACACAGCAAGAGATTCCTTATAATTCTGGAAGATTTGGAGTCgatataaagaaaaaacacaaatgatttaattaattgTCTGCCTTGAGAAAAACGGTAAATTTACAAAAGGATATGCTACCTTTCATGCCCCACCCAGTTGTGTGGGCTCTTCCAGCTAATTCTAAACTAAGGATTACTGACtctagaaatagaagagattaaaCTCAGGCAAGAGGAGGCAAGAAGTCCTCTGCTGCAAATAGAACTTTCATCCAATCAAGTGTTTCTGAGCAGAATAAAGTGACATGCCAGGAGACATTTCACAGGAATGCTTTCTTCAGTGTGTGTGGCACAACCCAGGAAGCCGATCAGTGAGGACATCAGTCCTAGTTACCTGCTTTCTTAGTCACTAGGAAAACCTGGGTGCCTGCTGCAGAAAATTCTGCATCGTGTACTTTTTTGTGGTAATTCTTAAAATGTAGGCAAGATGAAAACTTTTTATGACAGTAGATCACAAATAATAGGCTTAACTTCCCTAAGCCATTTGTTATCTTAGTAAATCAAATGACAACCAAGTATCCTGAAAAATTTAATTCACTAAGTGTCTTTTGCTATGGCAATATCTTTTATTATGAAAACATTTACAATATGATTGTAAATCTTATTTAAATGTTTGAGAAAAATAGGGGAAAATTTAAGTTTTAACAAGCTAATTAAAAGACAATGAGAAGCTAATACTAGTTCTAAGGATTTACCATTGCTTAGAAACATAATCTTTGACAAAAGTTATTACTAGCCTACTTATTAGGGAAAAGAAAGGCTACAGTTCAAAGTGTAGAAACATAATCTTTCATAAACTGTTAATAAATCCGGTGGtggtaatcccaggactcaggaggcagaggcaggtggatccctgtgaatccaaggccagcctggtctacatagcgagttccaggataaccagggctacatagtgagattctacctcaaaaaaataacatcaacaacaaaaactgttaATAAAGATTGACATACTTAATCATACAATATACTCAAATGATTTTGAGGTATAACTCGATCATAAAGTAACATGTTCTATGTACCACAACCTTTTATTAATAGGTCACTTCATagtcttttcttttatgtatatgatatattttataCAATGACCTATAATTCATAACGAGTCACTACTAAAGGTTTACTTttcaatgaaagagaaaatatgagGAGCAGTAAGTTTTGCATTGtgattaaattgtgtgtgtgtgtgtgtgtgtgtgtgtgtgtgtatgagacttCCATGTAATTGggttgtaattaaaaaaatcctaaaagaCTCTAATTTAAGACCCATTTTTCACATATTCCATACAATCCTTTCAGGACAGTGCTAGTATTAGCCtcattttatagaagaaaattgtTCAGAAATAAACATATTTGAATAAGGTTATATAACCATTAAATGGAAGCATTAAAACGAAGGTGTTCTTTCtcccattttaataaaaatatagattttatAATACCCATGTGTGATTTAATGTTGCAGTTGATTGTTTTCCAttgaaatgaaagaaaggctGTTATAATAAATTAGAGTGTACTTGCACAGCTCTATGGTAGTTATTAAATCTTACTTGCCTAGTTCCTAAAAGGAACTCTGGCTACATATCACAAGGCCAGATTATAATGGTTCTAAGCTACTAAGAATCTTAGAAGGGCTAGAGTTACAGTTCATTGGTGGGGTATCTGCAAGTATGCTCGAGGTCCTAGGTTCAGCACCCACCAcacacccacccaaatccacacacatacccacccacccccacacacacatgtacacacacacctttctgctATTACACCTTGAATCCATCTTTGTGCACTGTTTATGTGTTATAGATATGACATTCACTCACAGCTCAGGGTTAATTCAACCAACCTCTAAACACAGTGAAGTGTCTGAAGAGATAAAGAATATTGCAGTGAcaggaaaatgagaaattaaagatatataagacaaaaatcaaatatttttagagttagttgaaagaattttaaaaagtaatcaaTTCTAACTGAAAAAGAGACTAAGAGACTTCATCCTAAAATGGAATAACAGCAACCAGATTTATCTTTATGTTTGAAACAACCAAAATCATACAGCCCACCTCCTACAAACACTGCAAAATATGAAACAACAGTTTTCCAGATGTTGAACATCAGGTATTAAAGTGATCCTTGGAGAAATGAGAAACAAGTCATTACATATCTTACTGAAACTGTTTCTgatattaaatataatttgtatgtATAATTCAAGAAGGCAAGCCTAAGCAAAGCCCAGCAGATCTCCCGAGTTGACAAGATGGACCTGATACTCTGAAAAGACCAAGGCAGTAAGGGTTCAAAGGTTACAACTCCAGAGATCCTTTGGGTATTCAGCAGAGTGCTTACTCATTAGTGCAGGCTTTTGAAGAAATAAGCCAAGAAAAAGACTATAAGAAACTAGAGGACAGAAACTCCAACATTTATATAGGACCAAGAATAGTATATGCTCCTAGCAGACAGACTGGAAAACTTAAACTTCATGGGGCACTGGGTATTCAAAAAAGTCTTGCCTCGATCTCAGCCCCAGCAGTCAGCCAACAGGTAAGAGTCCTGTAGGCAGGCTACTccactgccgccaccacccattagactctgtaacctacaagacccaAACCCACCGAACCCATCATCCTCCCCCTGGCCAACCATTCCCTACAACATCAGCAGCCCCTAGAGCACAAGCACCACCTGCACCAACTGGAAGAAGAGCAGCCTCCCCATGAACCGCCCTCTCCAGCAACATCAGCAGACGCTATAGACACAAGCGTCACCACACcagctggaagaacaggcacaggcaaaacctacaccagttggaagaacagacttCATAGGCACAAGTAAAgtccacaccagccagaagaactggaTGATATGCTGGACCCTGGCACCCAAACccccacaaacctcagctgagacaaccctACTCGACTGGACAACCAGCCAACCACCAGAACTTTGGCCATTCAGGCCAAAAGACacaaaaggaacaaaagacccatTCAACAAAGACATCACAAAAATCAACACCTGTTCCTATAATTATCCCAGATACGTAAACAGTAGTGTAAGAATCCATTCAacaacatacagagcaatatggcaccaccagaacctagtggttctaaaacagcaagacctgaacatcccaatgcagatgaagcagaagaaaatgaccctaaaaataactttatgaagatgatagaggcccttaaagaggaaatgaaaaattcccttaaagaaatctaggaaaagacaaaaaaaaaaaaaaaaaaaaaaaaagggaagacatcaataaatacattaaagaaagccaagaaaaaacaatcaaacaggtgaaggaaacagttcaagacttgaaaattgaaatagaggcaataaagaaaacacaaactgagggaattctggaaatggaaaatctgggtaaatgaataggaactatagatgcaagcataaccaacagaatacaagagatgaaagacagaatctcagatgttgaagatacaatagaggaaatagattcatcagtcaaagaaaattaaatccaacaaattcttaacacaaaacatccaggaaatctgagacaccatgaaaagaccaaacctaagaataatagggatagaaggaaaagaattccagctcaaaggcatagaaaatatattcaacaatatCACAGATGAAAattttcctggggctggagagatggctcagcggttaagagcactcactggctgctcttccaaaggttctgagttcaattctcagcacccacatggtggctcacaaccatctgtaataagatctggtgccctcttctggcctgcaggcatacatacaggcagcacactgtatgcataataaataaataaataaataaataaataaataaataaataaataaaactttcccAATGTAAAGAAGAATATGCCTATGACaatataagaagcttacagaacaccaaatagactggactaaaaaaaaaaaagtccccttgccatataataatcaaaacattaaatatacagaataaagaaagaatattaagagctgcaaagaaaaaaggccaagtaacatataaaggtagacctatcaaaattacacctgacttctcaatggaaactctgaaagtcagaaggtcctggacagacattttgcagatactaagagaccacagatgccagcccagactactatacccagaaaaactttcaatcaccatagacagagaaaacatattccatgacaaaaccagatttaaacaatacctatccacaaattcagccctacagaaagtactagaaggaaaactccaacccaaggatgTTAGTTGTACCCATAAAAGCGTAGGTAATAGATAATCTCTCACTAGCAAACCCCAAGAAAGGGAAATACATACGCACTactaccaaaaccaaaaaaacaaaaacaaaaccatgaattaacaatcattggtcattaatatctctcaatatcaataggctcaattcgcctataaaaagacacaggctaacagaatggatataaaaacaggatccattcttctgctgcatacaagaaacacac belongs to Peromyscus eremicus chromosome 3, PerEre_H2_v1, whole genome shotgun sequence and includes:
- the Csgalnact2 gene encoding chondroitin sulfate N-acetylgalactosaminyltransferase 2, with the translated sequence MSRRGPILHSRTQWLLLGLALFFCLVLFMYLLECAPQTDGNASLPGVGRENYGKEYYQALLQEQEEHYQTRATSLKRQIAQLKQELQEMSEKMRSLQEKKNIGANGIGYQGNREQTPSDLLEFLHSQIDRAEVSIGAKLPSEYGVIPFESFTLMKVFQLEMGLTRHPEEKPVRKDKRDELVEVIEAGLEVINNPDEDDEQEDEEGPLGEKLIFNENDFIEGYYRTERDKGTQYELFFKKADLMEYRHVTLFRPFGPLMKVKNEMIDITRSIINIIVPLAERTEAFSQFMQNFRDVCIHQDKRIHLTVVYFGKEGLSKVKSILESISSESNFHNYTLVSLNEEFNRGRGLNVGAQAWDKGEVLMFFCDVDIYFSAEFLNSCRLNAEPGKKVFYPVVFSLYNPAIVYANQDVPPPVEQQLVHKKDSGFWRDFGFGMTCQYQSDFLTIGGFDMEVKGWGGEDVHLYRKYLHGDLIVIRTPVPGLFHLWHEKHCADELTPEQYRMCIQSKAMNEASHSHLGMMVFREEIEMHLRKQAYRTNSDAAG